The sequence below is a genomic window from Mycobacteriales bacterium.
TGGCTCTCCGAGGAGTACGTCCGCGCCTCGCCCGGCGGCACCGGCGCCGCGAAGTGCGCCGGCAACTACGCCGCCAGCCTGCTGCCGCAGCAGGAGGCGATCGCCAACGGCTGCGACCAGGTGGCGTTCGTCGACGCCGTCGAGCACCGGTGGGTCGAGGAGCTCGGCGGCATGAACCTGTTCTTCGTCCACGACGACGGCTCGATCGTCACGCCGGAGCTGACCGGCACCATCCTCGAGGGCGTCACGCGCGACGCGATCCTCACCCTCGCCGGCGAGCTCGGCCACAAGGTGGAGGAACGCCGCGTCGACATCGCGGAGTGGCGCGACGGCGTCGCCACCGGCCGGGTCGCCGAGGTGTTCGCCTGCGGCACGGCGGCGGTCGTGACGCCGGTCGGGCGGCTGAAGTGGCGCGGCGGCGAGGTCGCCACCGGCGACGGCGGCACCGGGCCGGTGACGCAGAAGATCCGCGACACGCTGCTCGACCTCCAGCTCGGCCGCGCCGAGGACACCCACGGCTGGCTGCACCGGGTCTGCTGACATGCCCATCACGCCCACGGCGAAGATCTGGATGGACGGTGAGTTCGTCGACTGGGACGCCGCCACCATCCACGTGCTCAACCCGACGCTGCACTACGGCTGGGGCGTGTTCGAGGGCGTCCGCGCCTACGCGACCGACCGCGGGCCGGCGGTGTTCCGGCTGACCGAGCACGTCGAACGCCTGTTCCGCTCGGCGCGCATCTACTTCCTCGAGCCGCGGTTCACCGTCGCCGACGTCGTCGCCGCGACGAAGGAGCTGGTGCGCGTCAACGACGTGGAGTCCTGCTACATCCGCCCGCTGATGTACCTGGGCTACGGCGAGATGGGGCTCAACCCGCTCCCGTCCGAGACCAAGGTGATGGTCGCCTGCTGGCCGTGGGGGACCTACCTCGGCGAGGCGGCCGCGGAGACCGGCGTCCGCGCCCGCGTCTCCTCCTGGCAGCGCATCGGCCCGAACACCATCCCGCCCGCCGGGAAGGGCACCGGCCAGTACCTCAACTCCTCGCTCGCCAAGGTCGAGGCGTTGAAGGCCGGCTACGACGAGGCGATCCTGCTCACGCCCAACGGCAACGTCGCCGAGGGCAGCGGCGAGAACCTCTTCGTCGTCTCGCGCGGCGTCCTCTACACGCCGCCGGTGGTCGACGGCGTCCTCGCCGGCCTCACCCGCGACGCCGTGATGACGCTGGCGCGGGACGAGGGGTACGAGGTGGTGGAGCGCAGCATGGTCCGCTCCGACCTGTACTTCGCCGACGAGGTGTTCTGCACGGGCACGGCGGCCGAGGTGGTGCCGTTCGTGGAGATCGACGACCGGAAGGTCGGCGACGGCGTGCCCGGCCCGGTGACCCGGCGGCTGGTCGAGCTGTACCGCCAGGCCGTCACCGGCCGGCTGGACCGGTACAAGGAGTGGAACGACTACGTCCGCGACTGAGGCAGGAACGCCGCCGCCACCGTAGAAACGGGACGGATCGCCCACCCCTCGGGCGGTCTCGTAGCCTTTCGGAGGCACCCGGTGCGCCGTTCCGCCCTCGCGATCGCGGCTCTCGCCGCCGTCCCGCTGCTGGCCCAGCCCGCGTCCGCGA
It includes:
- the ilvE gene encoding branched-chain-amino-acid transaminase encodes the protein MPITPTAKIWMDGEFVDWDAATIHVLNPTLHYGWGVFEGVRAYATDRGPAVFRLTEHVERLFRSARIYFLEPRFTVADVVAATKELVRVNDVESCYIRPLMYLGYGEMGLNPLPSETKVMVACWPWGTYLGEAAAETGVRARVSSWQRIGPNTIPPAGKGTGQYLNSSLAKVEALKAGYDEAILLTPNGNVAEGSGENLFVVSRGVLYTPPVVDGVLAGLTRDAVMTLARDEGYEVVERSMVRSDLYFADEVFCTGTAAEVVPFVEIDDRKVGDGVPGPVTRRLVELYRQAVTGRLDRYKEWNDYVRD